In Rutidosis leptorrhynchoides isolate AG116_Rl617_1_P2 chromosome 2, CSIRO_AGI_Rlap_v1, whole genome shotgun sequence, one genomic interval encodes:
- the LOC139889515 gene encoding MLO-like protein 9 yields the protein MAGGGRGLDETATWSVAMVCAIIVLLSIMLEKLLHHIGHYLKARHKIGLLEALEKIKTELMILGFISLLLTFCQNYIASVCVSKVLTKDFLPCKKKPDIEPAADDDGDVEADTRRKLLWYDHIHRRHLAGDGPPKECKPGFEALITVSGLHQLHIFIFFLAVFHVIYSAGTMIAGRAKIREWKSWEKDILQQQAAAHDPSRFQLTKEASFVKGHTTGSGLPIVLYFICFFRQFFTSVRRSDYLTMRHGFISVHLAPGSQFNFQKYIKRSLEDDFKVIVGISPLLWSTAVLYLFANVQGTHAMVWLSLLPVVIILAVGTKLQAIIAQMAIEIQERHAVIQGIPLVQVTDKHFWFQDPTLILNLIQFTLFLNSFEITHFFWIWYEFGLDSCFHEKPLLQYGRVLIGISVQILCSYGILPLYSLVTQMGSKMKRSIFDDQTSKALKHWHKHATKKKSQSGHYPAKSLKLNSTSGKTQAQVAPPNSAPDTTR from the exons ATGGCAGGAGGAGGTAGAGGATTAGATGAAACCGCCACGTGGTCCGTGGCTATGGTTTGTGCGATCATCGTTTTACTTTCGATAATGTTGGAGAAACTGCTTCATCATATTGGACAT TATTTAAAAGCAAGACATAAAATTGGACTGCTTGAAGCACTAGAGAAGATTAAAACAG AACTTATGATCCTTGGATTTATATCTCTGCTTCTGACATTTTGTCAGAACTACATTGCCTCCGTTTGTGTTTCTAAGGTTCTTACAAAAGATTTCTTGCCCTGCAAGAAAAAACCCGATATTGAACCAGCTGCTGATGATGATGGAGATGTCGAAGCAGATACTCGTCGTAAGCTCTTATGGTATGATCATATTCATCGTAGACATTTAGCAGGAGACGGCCCACCAAAAGAATGCAAGCCT GGATTTGAGGCGCTTATAACTGTGAGTGGATTGCATCAACTTCACATATTTATTTTCTTCTTGGCTGTGTTTCATGTTATTTATAGTGCCGGCACAATGATTGCTGGCAGAGCGAAG ATCCGTGAGTGGAAAAGCTGGGAAAAAGATATCTTGCAGCAACAAGCAGCCGCACACG atcctTCTAGATTCCAACTTACAAAAGAAGCGTCTTTTGTTAAAGGTCATACTACCGGTAGCGGATTGCCAATAGTATTATATTTC ATTTGCTTCTTTCGACAATTCTTTACTTCTGTTCGTAGATCAGATTACTTGACCATGCGCCATGGGTTCATCTCT GTTCATTTAGCTCCTGGCAGTCAGTTTAACTTTCAAAAATATATCAAGAGGTCACTCGAAGACGATTTTAAAGTAATTGTTGGAATCAG TCCACTATTATGGTCTACTGCAGTCCTCTATCTATTCGCCAATGTTCAAG GAACTCATGCTATGGTTTGGCTATCTTTATTGCCTGTTGTT ATTATATTAGCAGTTGGAACCAAGCTTCAAGCGATTATAGCACAAATGGCTATTGAAATTCAAGAAAGACATGCTGTAATACAAGGCATACCTCTCGTGCAAGTCACTGATAAACATTTCTGGTTTCAAGATCCAACGCTAATTCTTAATTTGATTCAATTCACACTCTTCTTG AATTCATTTGAGATTACACATTTCTTCTGGATATGG TATGAGTTCGGACTTGACTCTTGCTTTCATGAAAAACCGCTTCTTCAATATGGTAGAGTTTTGATTGG AATTTCTGTACAAATCTTGTGCAGCTACGGTATCCTTCCGCTCTATTCTCTTGTTACTCAG ATGGGGTCGAAGATGAAGAGGTCTATATTTGATGATCAAACATCAAAAGCTCTCAAGCATTGGCACAAACATGCAACAAAGAAAAAGTCGCAATCCGGACATTATCCTGCCAAGAGTTTAAAGCTAAACTCTACATCAGGAAAAACACAAGCACAGGTTGCACCTCCAAACTCGGCTCCAGATACCACACGATAA